The following coding sequences lie in one Cryomorphaceae bacterium genomic window:
- a CDS encoding PAS domain S-box protein: MNTEAFKQILDCANEVVHVFDESGKLLYVNKMAEFRTGVSAQSVENHSYFDVETTLEKSEQWASWLKVSRERINETFSGEYRNLKSDETFPVEINICLVTFENSLWYVASARDIQGRVETERALAESKEALEQTSKLARVGGWDLDLVRSRLYWTDMTKEIHEVPPDYVPDFQTAVNFYKEGESRDAIVNGLKGALEEGGPMGVKEVQIVTAKGNDLWVRAVGDIERDENGIPMRIYGSFQDIDDQKRTELKLEESLRLLSDLTSNMPGAVYQFEIEPEGTVKYNFVSSGISRLYPNLELPNQGRLEELLGKIVSPLDFRRVQLAILHSAKSLDSFHVEFRHPNLKMLRWFESSAQPKRNEKGTLIWHGYLQDITDRKRRRAELQEFVDVTAEQNKRLLNFTYIISHNIRSHVANLLGIIAILDDDSADVKNHFLPLMRQSVANLDESIKNLNEVVSIQTRVGLNMAVVSLREWVNKTIMNLRVAIEDSGAMVQNEVAEEFTIYTNPAYIESVLLNIISNSIKYRHPDRTAEISVYASKSDDQVMIEVVDNGLGIDMEKYRDVVFGMYKTFHAHRDSKGLGLYITKTQVEALGGRIQMESEVGKGTRVTVTFKNRHEPSLDHR; the protein is encoded by the coding sequence ATGAATACGGAAGCGTTCAAGCAAATTCTGGATTGCGCAAATGAGGTTGTTCACGTTTTCGACGAGTCAGGTAAGTTGCTTTATGTTAATAAGATGGCGGAATTTCGTACTGGTGTTTCTGCACAAAGTGTTGAAAATCATTCGTATTTTGATGTCGAAACCACACTTGAAAAAAGTGAGCAATGGGCCTCGTGGCTGAAAGTCAGTAGAGAAAGAATTAATGAGACTTTCAGTGGTGAATACAGGAACCTGAAGAGTGACGAAACCTTTCCTGTTGAAATAAACATTTGTCTGGTTACCTTTGAAAACAGCTTATGGTATGTTGCTTCCGCACGCGACATTCAGGGGCGCGTTGAAACAGAACGGGCACTTGCCGAAAGCAAAGAAGCCCTGGAGCAGACAAGTAAACTGGCACGGGTAGGTGGATGGGATTTAGACCTTGTGAGAAGCCGGCTTTATTGGACTGACATGACCAAGGAGATTCATGAGGTTCCTCCTGACTACGTTCCGGATTTTCAAACAGCGGTGAATTTTTACAAAGAAGGAGAAAGCCGTGATGCTATTGTGAATGGATTGAAGGGTGCCCTGGAGGAGGGCGGACCCATGGGGGTGAAGGAAGTACAGATTGTTACGGCCAAAGGTAATGATTTGTGGGTGAGGGCGGTAGGGGATATAGAGCGCGACGAAAATGGAATCCCCATGCGAATTTATGGTTCGTTTCAGGACATTGATGACCAAAAAAGGACAGAACTTAAACTCGAAGAAAGCCTCAGGCTGCTATCCGACCTTACCAGCAATATGCCGGGTGCGGTATATCAGTTTGAAATTGAACCTGAAGGTACTGTGAAGTACAATTTCGTAAGCTCAGGAATCTCGCGCTTGTACCCAAATCTGGAGTTGCCCAACCAAGGCCGGCTTGAAGAGTTACTCGGGAAAATTGTTTCTCCGCTTGATTTTAGACGGGTGCAGTTGGCTATTTTGCATTCGGCCAAGAGTTTGGATTCGTTTCACGTAGAGTTCAGACATCCTAACCTCAAAATGCTTCGTTGGTTTGAAAGCTCTGCCCAACCTAAACGAAACGAGAAAGGTACATTGATTTGGCACGGCTACCTGCAGGACATAACAGACAGAAAAAGGCGCAGGGCAGAGTTACAGGAATTTGTGGATGTTACCGCCGAGCAAAACAAGCGGCTGCTCAACTTTACCTACATTATCTCGCACAATATTCGTTCGCATGTTGCCAACCTTCTTGGGATAATCGCCATTCTGGATGATGACAGTGCAGATGTCAAAAACCATTTTCTACCTCTCATGCGCCAGTCAGTTGCCAACCTCGATGAGTCTATCAAAAACCTGAACGAGGTAGTGAGCATTCAAACAAGGGTGGGCTTAAACATGGCTGTGGTCTCACTGCGAGAATGGGTAAACAAAACAATCATGAACCTGAGGGTTGCCATTGAAGATTCGGGCGCAATGGTTCAGAATGAAGTTGCAGAAGAATTCACAATCTACACAAACCCCGCATACATTGAGAGTGTTCTGCTTAATATTATCAGCAATTCCATTAAGTACCGGCATCCGGATCGCACCGCAGAGATCTCTGTTTATGCTTCTAAATCGGATGACCAGGTTATGATTGAGGTCGTTGACAACGGTTTGGGCATAGACATGGAAAAGTACCGTGATGTGGTGTTTGGAATGTACAAAACATTTCACGCTCACCGCGACTCCAAAGGCCTGGGCTTGTACATAACCAAAACCCAGGTGGAGGCATTGGGGGGAAGAATTCAAATGGAGAGCGAAGTGGGCAAGGGAACCCGCGTAACAGTAACATTTAAGAATCGCCATGAACCGAGTTTGGATCATCGATGA
- a CDS encoding response regulator, protein MNRVWIIDDDTIASAIAKHLLGRHQAFELMAEFTCGADAVDVLQNGEKQHPDVILLDLNMPVMSGWEFLDFLSENSGLQSIPVVIFTSSIDPRDRLRARDYPVVIGHFVKPIDMGTLNEINSLLNRR, encoded by the coding sequence ATGAACCGAGTTTGGATCATCGATGATGACACAATTGCTTCAGCCATCGCAAAGCACCTTTTGGGCCGTCATCAGGCATTTGAACTGATGGCTGAGTTTACCTGTGGAGCCGACGCGGTGGATGTACTGCAAAATGGAGAAAAACAACATCCCGATGTTATTTTGCTTGACCTCAACATGCCTGTGATGAGCGGTTGGGAATTTCTTGATTTTCTCAGTGAAAACTCAGGCTTGCAATCTATTCCGGTAGTAATTTTTACGAGTTCCATAGATCCCAGAGATCGGCTGAGGGCACGGGATTATCCAGTGGTTATTGGCCACTTTGTGAAGCCTATTGATATGGGTACCCTCAATGAAATCAACAGTTTGCTTAACCGACGCTAA
- a CDS encoding Fe(3+) ABC transporter substrate-binding protein, with protein sequence MRLFLIALLAFSIAACNETQSESQEQSATEQVVNVYSHRHYEVDQVIFNRFESETGIRVNVVKAGADELITRLENEGAKSPADLLVTVDAGRLVLAKTKNLLQAVSSPKLEQNIPSYLRDSENYWFGQTVRARMLVYAKDRVKPDDLSTYEALTSEKWKGRILVRSSDNIYNQSLLSSMVAHGGDEAAENWARGIVNNLARKPKGNDRDQVIAIASGLGDVAIVNSYYLGKLIQSDEPGERAAVENIGIFFPNQNDRGTHINISGAGVTAHAPNRENAVKLLEFLSRDDIQELFAEANSEYPVKPGVPVSELLQSWGEFKQDTMNLSLLGIHNSRAVEIFDRVGWK encoded by the coding sequence ATGCGTTTATTCCTAATCGCCTTATTGGCATTTTCCATAGCTGCGTGCAACGAAACCCAATCTGAAAGCCAAGAACAAAGTGCTACCGAACAAGTGGTTAATGTGTATTCGCATCGCCATTACGAGGTAGATCAGGTCATTTTTAACCGTTTCGAGTCCGAAACCGGTATCAGGGTAAATGTAGTAAAAGCCGGAGCTGACGAACTTATTACCCGCCTTGAGAACGAAGGTGCAAAATCTCCGGCTGATTTGTTGGTGACTGTAGATGCCGGCCGCCTGGTGTTGGCAAAAACAAAAAACCTGCTTCAGGCTGTTTCCTCGCCCAAACTGGAACAAAACATTCCGTCATATCTGCGCGACTCCGAAAACTACTGGTTTGGGCAAACTGTGCGCGCCAGAATGTTGGTATATGCCAAAGACAGGGTGAAACCCGATGACCTTTCTACCTATGAAGCCCTCACTTCAGAAAAATGGAAAGGCCGCATCCTGGTGAGAAGCTCGGATAATATCTACAATCAATCGCTGCTTTCGTCAATGGTGGCGCACGGAGGAGACGAAGCTGCCGAAAATTGGGCCCGCGGCATTGTGAACAATCTGGCACGTAAACCCAAAGGAAATGATCGCGATCAGGTGATTGCCATTGCGTCCGGACTGGGGGATGTTGCCATTGTGAACAGCTATTACCTCGGTAAACTCATTCAGAGCGATGAACCCGGAGAGCGTGCTGCTGTAGAGAATATCGGCATTTTCTTTCCCAATCAGAACGACCGCGGCACGCACATCAACATCAGCGGCGCAGGTGTTACCGCCCATGCACCCAACCGCGAGAATGCCGTTAAGTTGCTTGAATTCCTCTCCAGAGACGATATTCAGGAGCTCTTTGCTGAGGCCAACTCAGAGTACCCTGTAAAGCCCGGTGTTCCTGTATCAGAATTGCTTCAATCATGGGGTGAGTTTAAACAAGACACGATGAACTTGAGCCTATTGGGCATACACAACTCCCGGGCAGTAGAAATTTTTGATCGTGTCGGCTGGAAGTAA
- the miaA gene encoding tRNA (adenosine(37)-N6)-dimethylallyltransferase MiaA, with protein sequence MSSQPNKRYLLVVVGPTAVGKTRVSIDLAKHFHTEIVSADSRQFFREMPIGTAAPSAGELQLAKHHFVAQLSIKDDYSAGDYEVDALRCIDKIHQQNPVAVLTGGSGLYVKAVTHGLDEHPSDIDIRNQLIANFHDRGIEYLQNELQRLDPETHQRIDLYNHQRMIRALEVCVVSGRPYSSFLTRQAKPRPFQTIAIGLNLPRAALIQRIDQRVDHMIEQGLLAEARALYPLRHYNALQTVGYKELFEAFEGNCSETEAIEKIKVNTRRFAKRQMTWFKKNLDVRWFYPSDWSDILKHVELCMKSP encoded by the coding sequence CTGAGCTCCCAACCAAATAAGCGGTATTTATTGGTTGTGGTGGGACCCACAGCCGTGGGCAAAACACGCGTGAGTATTGATCTTGCCAAACATTTTCATACTGAAATTGTATCGGCTGATTCACGCCAGTTTTTCAGGGAAATGCCTATTGGAACGGCTGCTCCCTCTGCCGGGGAGCTGCAATTGGCCAAACACCATTTTGTGGCTCAGCTGAGCATAAAAGACGACTACAGCGCCGGCGATTACGAGGTTGATGCTTTGCGCTGCATCGATAAAATCCACCAACAAAACCCGGTTGCGGTGCTTACCGGAGGGTCGGGACTGTACGTGAAGGCTGTGACGCACGGTCTGGACGAGCACCCATCGGATATTGATATTCGCAACCAGCTCATTGCCAATTTTCACGACCGCGGAATCGAATACCTTCAGAACGAGCTTCAACGACTCGACCCTGAAACCCATCAGCGCATTGACCTTTATAATCATCAACGCATGATACGCGCCCTGGAGGTTTGTGTGGTTTCCGGAAGGCCCTACTCTTCGTTTCTCACCAGGCAAGCCAAACCCAGACCTTTTCAAACCATTGCCATAGGCCTTAACCTGCCACGAGCAGCATTGATTCAAAGAATTGACCAGCGGGTTGACCACATGATTGAGCAAGGACTTTTGGCCGAAGCCCGGGCTCTCTACCCATTACGTCATTACAACGCACTCCAAACGGTGGGATACAAGGAGTTGTTCGAAGCATTTGAAGGAAATTGCAGCGAAACGGAAGCGATTGAGAAGATAAAAGTCAACACCCGACGATTTGCCAAACGGCAAATGACCTGGTTTAAAAAAAACCTGGATGTACGGTGGTTTTATCCCTCCGATTGGTCAGACATCCTGAAACACGTTGAACTTTGCATGAAATCACCCTAG
- a CDS encoding iron ABC transporter permease, translated as MSAGSNAILSSYRRITRLFVAPGWLLTSVLLGIIFSIPLLLVLLRMFLPGTPAWQHIVNNLLFQYTANSILLCAFTGAIALVLGVGSAWFISRYDFPAKGWLSWALILPLSLPSYIVAYSYAGILSFTGPIYGTLHLWGGPELAQSLYFDTMNIGTLSITLGLVLFPYVYLPAKAAFELQSASIFEAASSLCNKPFRIFYQIALPLARPAIAGGLFLVMMEVLNDYGAVKYFGINTFTTGIFKAWFSLGDLEAAIKLSAVLMLVVGLLFLVEKRIQRSRFASNTGLKKSASLKVIGPRKWLFTLACLVPFAFGFLIPFLKIVSDSWITWPRMEGTRFGEIVWHSVSLALLAATLIVVLSLVFIYSSRINRTLAGTLVKRVVSLGYAIPGAVIAVGVMVAAAGAEHFLESLAHALGSVHTQILFTGTIAALVYAYLIRFMAVSVNPLEGNFEQQCSNLDEASRSLGKGHLYTLFRVNIPVLKPAILAAFLLVFVDVMKELPLTLILRPFNYDTLATTAFEYANDEMLRESAPASLLIVVSGIVPILLIHHLIKSK; from the coding sequence GTGTCGGCTGGAAGTAACGCCATCCTCTCCTCTTACCGCCGCATAACGCGCTTGTTTGTGGCACCGGGCTGGCTGCTCACATCAGTGCTGCTGGGGATCATTTTTTCCATTCCTCTTCTGCTTGTGTTGCTGCGCATGTTTCTGCCCGGCACACCAGCCTGGCAGCATATTGTAAACAACCTGCTTTTTCAGTACACGGCCAATTCCATATTGCTTTGTGCGTTTACCGGTGCCATTGCGCTGGTGTTGGGAGTAGGAAGTGCATGGTTTATCAGCAGATATGATTTTCCTGCAAAAGGATGGCTTTCATGGGCCCTCATTCTGCCTCTTTCGCTCCCATCCTATATTGTAGCGTACAGCTATGCCGGCATCCTATCGTTTACCGGGCCTATTTACGGAACACTGCACCTATGGGGTGGACCTGAACTAGCTCAGTCACTTTACTTCGACACGATGAACATCGGCACGCTTTCCATCACCCTAGGACTGGTGTTATTTCCATACGTGTACCTACCCGCAAAGGCTGCATTCGAGTTGCAGTCGGCATCCATATTTGAGGCTGCCTCGTCCTTGTGCAACAAGCCTTTTCGCATTTTCTACCAAATTGCCCTGCCATTGGCAAGGCCGGCCATAGCCGGGGGCTTGTTTCTGGTAATGATGGAAGTATTGAACGATTACGGAGCCGTAAAGTATTTTGGAATCAATACGTTTACCACCGGCATATTCAAGGCCTGGTTTTCATTGGGCGATTTGGAAGCAGCCATCAAACTGTCGGCTGTGCTCATGCTGGTTGTGGGTCTGCTTTTTCTGGTTGAAAAGCGAATTCAACGCTCGCGCTTTGCGAGCAATACCGGACTCAAAAAAAGTGCATCGCTCAAAGTAATCGGACCCCGCAAATGGCTCTTCACTTTAGCGTGTTTGGTTCCTTTTGCCTTTGGTTTTCTTATTCCATTCTTGAAGATTGTTTCCGATTCATGGATAACATGGCCACGGATGGAGGGCACCCGCTTCGGTGAAATTGTGTGGCATTCGGTGAGCCTCGCCTTACTGGCTGCTACGCTGATTGTGGTGCTTTCGCTGGTATTTATCTACAGCAGCCGGATTAACCGGACGCTTGCAGGCACATTGGTGAAAAGAGTGGTTTCATTGGGCTATGCTATTCCCGGGGCTGTGATTGCCGTTGGCGTAATGGTAGCAGCCGCCGGAGCAGAGCACTTTCTGGAATCTCTTGCCCATGCACTCGGTTCGGTGCACACACAAATCCTGTTTACGGGCACCATTGCCGCGCTGGTGTATGCTTATCTCATTCGGTTTATGGCCGTATCAGTTAATCCGCTGGAGGGCAACTTTGAGCAGCAGTGCAGCAATCTTGACGAGGCGTCGCGGTCGCTCGGAAAAGGACATTTGTACACACTTTTTCGCGTGAATATTCCCGTATTGAAACCCGCTATTCTCGCAGCTTTTCTCTTGGTTTTTGTGGATGTGATGAAGGAACTTCCGCTCACATTAATTTTAAGACCCTTTAACTACGATACGCTCGCCACCACAGCTTTTGAGTATGCCAACGACGAGATGTTGCGCGAGTCGGCACCTGCCTCTTTGCTGATTGTGGTTTCGGGAATTGTTCCCATCTTGCTCATCCATCACCTTATCAAGTCCAAATGA